TCCACGGTACGGCCCGCTTCGCCCGGTTTCACCTGGGCCGCAACGGCGCCGTGCACGGCGGGTGCCTGGGGATGCTGTTCGACAGCGTGCTCGGGCTGACGTCCTCGGTGCTCACCGGCGGGCCCTACCAGCGCACGGCCTACCTGAAGATCGACTACCGCCACATCGTGCCCATCGAGAAGGAGCTGCAGTTCGACGCGGGCATCGACAGGGTGGACGGGCGCAAGATCTTCGTGTCCGGCCGGTTGACCGACGGCGACACGCTGCTGACGGAGGCCGACGCGCTGTTCGTCCGGCTCAAGCCCGGTCAGCCCTGACGGC
This genomic interval from Mycobacterium sp. SMC-2 contains the following:
- a CDS encoding PaaI family thioesterase, whose amino-acid sequence is MVVAEHEQHRGGGFNPPEPTTKGGPDYGRFIDAVRTLQDHARAVDAPDAVITEAADLLDKVSSLLSPFDADEWASPSGRRMDLPMRGNILSIPMKASKGDDGRIHGTARFARFHLGRNGAVHGGCLGMLFDSVLGLTSSVLTGGPYQRTAYLKIDYRHIVPIEKELQFDAGIDRVDGRKIFVSGRLTDGDTLLTEADALFVRLKPGQP